In the genome of Pelobacter seleniigenes DSM 18267, one region contains:
- the trxA gene encoding thioredoxin translates to MASDKVLEITDAQFEADVLKSATPILVDFWATWCAPCKAIAPVLDQLAEEYEGKIKIGKVNVDENPATPGQYGVRGIPTMILFKDGEIVDQLVGAVPKNQVENLLQKAL, encoded by the coding sequence ATGGCTAGCGACAAAGTACTCGAAATTACCGACGCTCAATTTGAAGCTGACGTTCTTAAATCTGCAACACCGATTCTGGTCGATTTTTGGGCAACCTGGTGTGCACCCTGCAAAGCGATCGCCCCGGTGCTCGATCAACTGGCGGAAGAATATGAAGGCAAGATCAAAATCGGCAAAGTCAATGTCGATGAAAATCCGGCCACTCCCGGTCAGTATGGTGTGCGTGGCATTCCCACCATGATCCTGTTCAAAGATGGCGAAATCGTTGACCAGCTGGTTGGCGCCGTGCCGAAAAACCAGGTTGAGAATCTGCTCCAGAAAGCTCTTTAA
- a CDS encoding SIS domain-containing protein, producing MNQQINEACAQVLALHEKFCQEQNDQMVALAKRLAGLFAEEGQLLLAGHGHMAAIAQLMAAQFAFRLDFDRPVLPALCLGSDPLLSARMMAEGQFEQHLVRHYRAVNSQHHLLLVCSDGSAAPELQALVEETLENEQAVVLLSGDCRKDPLFKDDLDVCIDLATDSMPRLLELAQFAGHLLCELVEKELFGR from the coding sequence ATGAATCAGCAAATCAACGAAGCGTGCGCTCAAGTCCTCGCTTTGCACGAAAAATTCTGTCAGGAACAGAACGATCAGATGGTGGCGCTGGCCAAACGGCTCGCTGGTCTGTTTGCCGAAGAGGGGCAACTCCTTCTGGCCGGACACGGCCATATGGCGGCTATTGCCCAGCTGATGGCGGCGCAATTTGCCTTCCGGCTTGATTTCGACCGCCCGGTCCTGCCGGCGCTCTGCCTCGGGAGTGATCCCCTGCTGAGTGCTCGGATGATGGCGGAAGGGCAGTTCGAACAGCATTTGGTACGCCACTATCGTGCGGTCAACAGCCAGCACCATCTGTTGCTGGTCTGCTCCGACGGGTCTGCTGCTCCCGAACTTCAGGCCCTGGTTGAAGAAACCCTGGAAAACGAGCAGGCCGTGGTGCTGTTGTCCGGCGATTGCCGCAAAGACCCTCTGTTCAAGGATGATCTTGACGTCTGCATTGACCTGGCCACCGATTCTATGCCACGGCTGCTGGAACTGGCTCAATTTGCCGGTCATCTGCTCTGTGAGCTGGTCGAAAAAGAATTATTCGGCCGTTAG
- the hemA gene encoding glutamyl-tRNA reductase codes for MNIIVVGLSHKTAPVEIREKVAFPPTAMAAPLAQMQALPAIAEAVIVSTCNRVELYAATRTPEAGIVELKAFLAHYHQLEQVALDPHLYHYEGEAAMQHVMRVAASLDSMVIGEPQILGQIKTAYGYATEFKTAGTILNRFLHKAFSVAKRVRNETEIASHAVSVSFAAVELARKIFDSLENKTVMLIGAGEMCELAAKHFVNNGVSKVLVTNRTFSRAEKLAEEFSGTAVNFDDFQEQLHRADIVLSSTGAPDYVLTAKKLKDVIKLRRYKPMFLIDIAVPRDIDPAANRLESIYLYDVDDLQGVVEANLKERQKEAVKAEAIIAGEVQQFQSWLATLEVKPTIVALRRQLEQVRQLEMEKTLSGLSHLGEKERKAIDAMTAAIVNKILHHPTSILKQASTSDDGNLYLDAVRTLFDLPEPAGETTDSVKPNRRS; via the coding sequence ATGAATATCATTGTTGTGGGGTTGAGTCATAAGACCGCCCCGGTGGAAATCAGAGAAAAGGTTGCTTTCCCGCCGACCGCCATGGCCGCTCCGTTGGCGCAGATGCAGGCGTTGCCAGCAATCGCCGAAGCGGTCATTGTTTCGACCTGTAACCGGGTTGAGCTGTATGCCGCCACTCGCACTCCCGAAGCCGGGATTGTTGAGCTGAAGGCGTTTCTGGCCCATTATCATCAGCTGGAGCAGGTCGCGCTGGATCCTCACCTTTATCATTACGAGGGCGAAGCGGCCATGCAGCATGTCATGCGGGTGGCTGCCAGCCTTGATTCCATGGTGATCGGCGAACCGCAGATTCTCGGCCAGATCAAAACCGCTTATGGCTATGCCACCGAGTTCAAAACCGCCGGGACCATTCTCAACCGGTTTCTGCACAAGGCCTTTTCCGTGGCCAAGCGGGTCCGCAATGAAACCGAGATCGCCAGCCATGCCGTGTCTGTCTCCTTTGCTGCCGTTGAACTGGCCCGCAAAATATTCGACAGCCTTGAAAACAAGACGGTTATGTTGATCGGCGCCGGAGAAATGTGTGAACTGGCTGCAAAGCATTTTGTCAACAATGGCGTCTCCAAAGTGCTGGTGACCAATCGGACTTTCAGTCGGGCTGAAAAACTGGCCGAAGAATTTTCCGGAACGGCCGTTAATTTTGATGATTTCCAGGAACAATTGCACAGGGCGGATATCGTGTTATCGTCGACCGGTGCCCCGGATTATGTCCTGACCGCCAAAAAGCTCAAGGACGTGATCAAGCTGCGCCGGTATAAACCGATGTTCCTGATCGATATTGCAGTGCCGCGGGATATCGATCCGGCGGCGAACCGGCTGGAAAGTATCTACCTCTATGATGTCGATGATCTTCAGGGGGTGGTGGAAGCCAACCTCAAGGAACGGCAGAAAGAGGCGGTCAAAGCTGAAGCTATCATTGCCGGCGAAGTGCAGCAGTTTCAAAGCTGGCTGGCAACCCTGGAAGTCAAACCGACCATCGTTGCGTTGCGCCGCCAGCTGGAGCAGGTTCGTCAGCTGGAGATGGAGAAAACCCTGTCCGGGTTGTCCCACCTTGGCGAAAAAGAACGCAAAGCCATTGATGCCATGACCGCGGCGATTGTCAACAAGATCCTGCATCACCCAACAAGCATCCTCAAGCAGGCCAGCACCAGTGATGACGGCAACCTTTACCTGGATGCTGTCCGGACCTTATTCGATCTGCCGGAACCAGCCGGCGAGACAACTGATTCCGTTAAACCTAACCGAAGGAGTTGA
- the hemC gene encoding hydroxymethylbilane synthase, whose protein sequence is MSRTLRIGTRASALALWQANWVKDQLEQRYPDLTVTLTKIKTQGDKILDVPLAMVGGKGLFVKEIQEAMLRHEVDIAVHSMKDVPTFFPEGTGLRCITEREDPRDIVVLKPGYASFADIRHKGRIGTSSLRRKAQLLNLRPDLEMVDIRGNVQTRINKLDEDNLDAVVLAAAGMHRLGFAAQIGEYFDPKVCLPAIGQGALGLESRIDDEETNSLIDFFNHAETAYAVTAERAVLSTLEGGCQVPIAAFGTVSGTELELTGLVSDVAGRELLKKTLTGPVGQAAELGVTLAKQLLEMGAGRILNAVYGCETFKQDED, encoded by the coding sequence ATGTCCCGTACTTTGCGAATCGGCACGCGTGCCAGTGCTTTGGCCTTGTGGCAGGCGAACTGGGTTAAAGACCAGTTGGAGCAGCGTTACCCCGATCTGACCGTGACCCTGACTAAAATCAAGACTCAAGGGGATAAAATCCTTGATGTTCCGTTGGCCATGGTTGGTGGTAAGGGCCTGTTCGTCAAGGAAATCCAGGAAGCGATGTTGCGTCACGAAGTCGATATCGCTGTCCATTCCATGAAAGATGTGCCGACTTTTTTCCCCGAGGGGACCGGGCTGCGTTGTATCACCGAGCGGGAAGATCCGCGCGACATCGTGGTTCTGAAACCGGGCTACGCCAGCTTCGCCGATATCCGCCACAAAGGTCGTATCGGCACCTCGTCGCTACGTCGCAAAGCCCAACTGCTCAACCTGCGTCCCGACCTGGAGATGGTCGATATCAGGGGTAATGTCCAGACCCGGATCAACAAGCTTGACGAAGATAATCTGGATGCCGTGGTGCTGGCTGCTGCCGGCATGCATCGGCTCGGGTTCGCTGCGCAGATCGGTGAATATTTTGACCCGAAGGTCTGCCTGCCCGCCATCGGCCAGGGGGCTTTGGGGCTGGAAAGCAGGATTGATGACGAAGAGACCAACAGCCTGATCGATTTTTTCAATCATGCCGAGACCGCCTATGCGGTGACCGCGGAACGGGCGGTCCTTTCCACCCTGGAAGGGGGCTGTCAGGTGCCGATTGCCGCTTTCGGAACCGTCAGCGGGACAGAACTGGAACTGACCGGACTGGTCTCCGATGTCGCCGGCCGGGAACTGCTGAAAAAGACCTTGACCGGGCCGGTCGGGCAGGCCGCCGAACTCGGTGTGACCCTGGCCAAACAGCTCCTGGAGATGGGGGCGGGGCGGATCCTGAACGCGGTTTACGGCTGCGAAACCTTCAAGCAGGATGAGGATTGA
- a CDS encoding HDOD domain-containing protein, translated as MQGQGPSIEPFSERDISTLLCDPHVLAALIEACLNQASYQNLADLVLQDAALSAQVIQAASKAIPQAIKPAEPVSSAVQKLGIPILTSLALKAAQQISKHRFTAEELTFQARLWATSQVGAVAARCLAPSVDFSRIEEAQLGGLFLNLGIHLLFARFGRDYLVMNVGPCGSTAQALLERGRFGLDHLELADRMIRSWKLESFLADAIRFLQVDVSQIEHCGPLLKIARLARQFCPVPQALPEELPQLAERLFGLSASETHYLFKWAQGLYPASVALLDDAEALQADFSQNLDHLRELTFILAKQEAARARLAQIHDQEQLLSTARRLYLEYSPAAEVIFFLLDQKSRLLTGLQITGQQSLVRELEIPLQKEFCLLSKAVVDTVIVSSFGAEKEFTVTDHLISRLCGDQGFVCYPLSAGEQPLGAVVLAVDSPTALAPVETLQLKTISQVVGDRLAALAPATGDPFNDGAGLLRRVSHEVNNPLTIIGNYAEVLSRSDSAQEHAKLTAAIKGEVRRVDDIISYYLHRQEAPDFLDQGVDLNELIRETVESLHDSVLKSGKIELQLNLQEELEKLEASPVLIKQVLVNLIRNAAEALESGGIITLTTRVNFVAGRGWQAEIMVADNGPGMSPRVLKHLFRPVASSKGAGHSGVGLSIVKSMIDDLGGQVSCCSNVAAGTSFQVLIPYGSHSPLALQEPQ; from the coding sequence ATGCAAGGGCAGGGCCCATCCATAGAGCCGTTCAGTGAGAGGGATATTTCTACTCTGCTGTGCGATCCGCACGTTCTGGCGGCGCTGATCGAGGCCTGTCTCAATCAGGCGAGCTATCAGAATCTGGCGGACCTTGTTTTGCAGGATGCGGCCCTCTCGGCCCAGGTCATCCAGGCGGCCAGCAAGGCAATCCCCCAAGCCATCAAGCCCGCAGAACCGGTTTCCTCCGCCGTGCAAAAACTGGGGATCCCCATCTTGACCAGCCTGGCTTTGAAAGCGGCTCAGCAGATTTCAAAGCACCGGTTTACGGCCGAAGAGTTGACCTTTCAGGCGCGGCTCTGGGCCACGTCTCAAGTCGGCGCTGTGGCGGCACGCTGCCTCGCCCCTTCGGTTGATTTTTCGCGCATTGAAGAAGCCCAACTCGGTGGATTGTTCCTGAACCTGGGGATTCACCTGCTGTTCGCAAGGTTCGGCCGCGATTATCTGGTAATGAATGTGGGCCCTTGCGGCAGTACCGCCCAGGCGCTTCTGGAAAGAGGGCGATTCGGGCTCGACCATCTGGAGCTGGCGGACCGGATGATCCGCTCCTGGAAGCTGGAATCCTTTCTGGCTGATGCCATTCGTTTTTTGCAGGTTGATGTCTCCCAGATCGAGCATTGCGGGCCGCTGTTGAAGATTGCCCGGCTGGCCCGGCAGTTTTGCCCGGTCCCGCAAGCCCTTCCGGAAGAGCTGCCGCAGCTTGCTGAGCGGCTGTTTGGACTCAGTGCCAGTGAAACCCACTATTTGTTCAAATGGGCGCAGGGTCTTTATCCGGCCAGCGTTGCCCTGTTGGACGATGCAGAGGCGTTGCAGGCGGATTTCTCTCAAAACCTGGATCATTTGCGGGAGTTGACTTTCATCCTGGCAAAACAGGAGGCGGCTCGGGCCAGGCTTGCCCAGATCCATGATCAGGAACAGTTGCTGAGTACGGCGCGGCGGCTTTACCTGGAATACAGCCCGGCTGCGGAGGTGATCTTTTTTTTACTCGATCAAAAAAGTCGGCTCCTGACCGGCCTGCAGATTACCGGGCAACAGAGCTTGGTTCGGGAGTTGGAAATACCCCTGCAGAAGGAGTTCTGTCTGCTCTCTAAAGCGGTTGTGGATACCGTCATTGTCTCCTCTTTTGGCGCCGAAAAAGAGTTTACTGTGACCGATCATTTGATCTCAAGGCTGTGTGGTGATCAGGGCTTTGTCTGTTATCCCCTCAGTGCCGGAGAGCAACCTTTGGGAGCGGTGGTGCTGGCGGTCGATTCCCCGACAGCACTCGCGCCGGTGGAGACTTTGCAGCTCAAAACGATCAGCCAGGTCGTCGGTGACCGACTGGCGGCTTTGGCCCCGGCGACCGGGGACCCGTTCAACGACGGTGCCGGCTTGTTGCGCCGGGTCAGTCATGAGGTCAATAATCCTTTGACCATTATCGGCAATTATGCTGAAGTTCTGAGTCGTTCCGACTCGGCTCAGGAACATGCCAAACTGACCGCTGCCATTAAAGGTGAAGTGCGCCGGGTTGACGATATTATCAGCTATTATCTGCATCGGCAGGAAGCCCCGGATTTTCTTGACCAGGGAGTTGATCTGAATGAGCTGATCCGGGAAACGGTCGAATCGCTGCATGACTCGGTGCTGAAATCGGGTAAAATTGAGCTGCAACTGAATTTACAGGAAGAACTTGAAAAGCTTGAGGCCAGCCCGGTGCTGATCAAGCAGGTCCTGGTGAACCTGATCCGCAATGCCGCGGAAGCGCTGGAGTCGGGCGGGATCATTACCCTGACGACGCGGGTGAATTTTGTTGCCGGCCGAGGCTGGCAGGCCGAGATCATGGTGGCGGATAACGGTCCCGGCATGTCACCACGGGTGCTCAAGCACCTGTTCCGGCCGGTTGCCAGCAGCAAAGGAGCCGGGCATTCCGGAGTCGGTTTGAGTATCGTCAAGAGCATGATTGATGACCTTGGCGGCCAGGTCAGTTGTTGCAGCAATGTCGCTGCGGGGACCAGTTTTCAAGTGCTGATCCCCTACGGCAGCCATTCTCCCCTTGCCTTGCAGGAGCCACAGTGA
- a CDS encoding uroporphyrinogen-III synthase has product MAGKKFLVTRSQNQAAALVALLAEQGGEAICVPTIDIVAPESWRPLDLEIRNLEDVDILILTSANAVNAFFERFLENEQYFGLLKAVTVVAVGPKTAQAMAPYALSADIVPQDHSAEGIVAELLALGVAGKKILYPRAELARPYLVDHLRAAGADVSAPIAYRTVAPRENTEKIRRLLKNQELDAICFSSSSTFDNLLAMLGDELKLLLGKTELFSIGPQTSRTIREHGFKVDLEPPAWTLDALVAAMVEHYRN; this is encoded by the coding sequence TTGGCCGGGAAAAAATTTCTGGTGACCCGCTCGCAAAATCAGGCGGCCGCTCTGGTTGCGTTACTGGCAGAACAGGGCGGTGAAGCGATCTGCGTGCCGACCATCGACATCGTTGCGCCGGAGAGCTGGCGTCCCCTCGATCTGGAAATCCGCAATCTGGAAGATGTCGATATCCTGATTCTGACCTCGGCCAATGCGGTCAACGCTTTTTTTGAGCGGTTCTTGGAAAATGAGCAGTATTTCGGCTTGTTGAAGGCCGTTACGGTTGTCGCCGTCGGCCCCAAAACAGCTCAGGCTATGGCACCCTATGCGCTCAGCGCGGATATCGTTCCACAGGATCATAGCGCCGAAGGGATTGTCGCAGAGCTGCTGGCGCTGGGCGTTGCCGGAAAGAAGATTCTTTATCCACGAGCTGAATTGGCCCGGCCTTATCTGGTTGATCATCTGCGCGCCGCCGGTGCGGATGTCAGCGCCCCGATCGCCTATCGAACGGTCGCCCCGCGGGAGAATACGGAAAAAATCCGTCGGCTGTTAAAAAACCAAGAGCTGGATGCAATCTGTTTCAGTTCGTCTTCCACTTTTGATAATCTGCTGGCCATGCTTGGCGATGAGTTGAAATTATTACTGGGGAAAACCGAACTGTTTTCCATCGGCCCACAGACCTCGCGGACAATCCGTGAGCATGGCTTCAAGGTCGATCTGGAACCGCCGGCCTGGACTTTGGATGCCCTGGTTGCGGCCATGGTGGAACACTATCGTAATTGA
- the dtd gene encoding D-aminoacyl-tRNA deacylase: MRAVIQRVSQAGVSVAGQRIAAIGQGLLVLLGIEDGDDRAAADYLAEKTVGLRIFEDAVGKMNCSVADCGGQILVVSQFTLLADCRKGRRPSFSSAALPEQAEPLCDYFVEQVSARGVATQTGKFRADMAVDLVNDGPVTILLDSKRQF, translated from the coding sequence ATGAGAGCAGTGATTCAACGGGTGAGTCAGGCCGGGGTTAGTGTCGCCGGGCAACGGATAGCCGCGATTGGTCAGGGATTGCTGGTTCTGCTGGGGATTGAGGACGGTGATGACCGTGCGGCCGCCGATTACCTGGCGGAAAAAACTGTAGGGCTGCGGATTTTTGAAGATGCGGTCGGTAAGATGAATTGCTCGGTGGCGGATTGCGGCGGGCAGATTCTGGTGGTGTCGCAGTTCACCCTGCTGGCGGACTGTCGCAAAGGACGACGGCCCAGTTTCTCTTCAGCGGCGCTCCCCGAGCAAGCAGAGCCTCTGTGCGACTATTTTGTTGAACAGGTCAGCGCTCGCGGCGTGGCCACCCAAACCGGTAAATTTCGCGCCGATATGGCGGTCGATCTGGTCAATGACGGGCCGGTGACCATTTTACTGGACAGTAAAAGACAGTTCTGA
- the ccsB gene encoding c-type cytochrome biogenesis protein CcsB translates to MGTSTLLTSSTTLIYLTASILYLAAMIGKKTKAGRLGRWFLLVGVIVHAGSFAVLHSRVGGTPVTSLQESLSFFAWCLVLLYLLLELRFRLSVMGSFAAPLAFVLMVASALSPNVVVQLNPLFKSWLFPVHITLAFLGNAAFALSFGAGIMYLVQNRMLKSKHFTGIFQLLPSLDTLDKVNYTCLSVGFPLMTLGIISGAFWANTAWGSYWSWDPKETWALITWFLYAALLHGRLSAGWRGRTAALFSIIAFMFLLFTFLGVNLLLSGYHTFEAFAVN, encoded by the coding sequence ATGGGAACCTCGACTCTGTTGACCTCTAGCACCACTCTGATCTATCTCACCGCGAGCATTCTTTACCTGGCCGCCATGATCGGCAAAAAAACCAAAGCAGGACGGCTGGGGCGTTGGTTCCTGCTCGTCGGGGTCATCGTCCATGCGGGCTCTTTTGCGGTGCTCCACTCCAGGGTCGGCGGGACACCGGTGACCAGCCTGCAGGAATCCCTGTCGTTTTTTGCCTGGTGTCTGGTGCTGCTCTACCTGTTACTGGAATTGCGCTTCCGGCTCTCGGTGATGGGCTCTTTCGCTGCGCCGTTGGCCTTTGTGCTGATGGTTGCCAGCGCTTTAAGCCCCAATGTGGTGGTGCAGTTGAACCCGCTCTTTAAGAGCTGGCTGTTCCCGGTTCACATTACCCTTGCTTTTCTCGGCAATGCTGCGTTTGCGCTGTCGTTTGGTGCCGGCATCATGTATCTGGTGCAGAACCGCATGCTGAAAAGCAAACATTTTACCGGTATTTTCCAACTGTTGCCCTCGCTGGATACCCTCGACAAAGTCAACTACACTTGCCTGAGTGTCGGTTTTCCACTAATGACCCTCGGTATTATCAGCGGTGCCTTCTGGGCCAATACCGCCTGGGGCAGTTACTGGAGTTGGGACCCGAAAGAGACCTGGGCGCTGATTACCTGGTTCCTCTACGCCGCGCTTTTGCACGGGCGTCTGTCCGCGGGCTGGCGAGGCCGTACCGCGGCTCTTTTTTCCATCATCGCCTTTATGTTTCTGCTCTTCACCTTCCTGGGGGTGAACTTGCTGCTCAGTGGTTATCACACATTCGAAGCTTTTGCCGTTAATTGA
- the hemB gene encoding porphobilinogen synthase, whose protein sequence is MYFPNYRPRRLRRNENIRRMVRETHLRVDDLIYPMFSAFGENIRKEIGSMPGIYQQSIENIISEAKEVYALGIPAVILFGIPEEKDAVGSDAYSDSGIIQNTIRALKKELPELLVITDVCMCEYTDHGHCGMIKDGDVDNDATLELLAKEALSHAQAGADIIAPSDMMDGRIAAIRDVLDENGFEHIPIMSYAVKYASGFYGPFREAAESTPEFGDRRSYQMDPANRLEALREANQDLAEAADFLMVKPALSYLDIIRDLKDNFDLPLVAYNVSGEYSMVKAAAARDWVEGERVMMEILLSIKRAGADLIITYHAKEAARLLRG, encoded by the coding sequence ATGTACTTTCCCAATTATCGTCCGCGCCGCCTGCGGCGCAATGAAAATATCCGGCGGATGGTCCGCGAAACCCACCTGCGTGTGGATGATCTGATTTACCCGATGTTCAGCGCCTTCGGTGAAAATATCCGCAAGGAAATCGGTTCGATGCCGGGAATTTATCAGCAGTCCATTGAGAATATTATCAGCGAAGCCAAAGAGGTCTACGCTCTCGGTATTCCGGCTGTGATCCTGTTCGGTATCCCGGAAGAGAAGGATGCCGTCGGCAGTGACGCTTACAGCGACAGTGGGATTATCCAGAATACCATCCGTGCACTGAAGAAAGAGTTGCCGGAGCTGTTGGTGATTACCGATGTCTGCATGTGCGAGTATACGGACCATGGACACTGCGGGATGATCAAGGACGGCGATGTTGACAACGATGCCACCTTGGAACTGCTCGCCAAGGAAGCTCTCTCCCATGCCCAGGCCGGGGCCGATATCATCGCGCCGTCGGATATGATGGACGGGCGGATTGCGGCGATCCGGGATGTGCTGGACGAGAACGGTTTCGAGCATATTCCGATCATGAGCTATGCCGTCAAATATGCCAGCGGCTTTTACGGCCCCTTCCGGGAGGCAGCGGAGAGCACTCCCGAGTTTGGCGACCGGCGCAGTTACCAGATGGATCCCGCCAACCGTCTTGAAGCCCTGCGCGAAGCGAATCAGGATCTGGCCGAGGCCGCCGATTTCTTGATGGTCAAACCGGCCTTGTCCTACCTGGATATTATCCGCGATTTGAAAGACAATTTTGACCTGCCGCTGGTTGCCTACAACGTCTCCGGCGAATACAGCATGGTCAAAGCCGCCGCGGCAAGGGACTGGGTCGAGGGGGAGCGGGTGATGATGGAAATACTGCTCAGCATAAAACGGGCCGGCGCCGACCTGATCATTACCTATCATGCCAAAGAGGCGGCCAGGTTATTGCGGGGCTAA
- a CDS encoding M16 family metallopeptidase, giving the protein MSSSEYFVDTLPNGVRLVTVPLPHLHAAELVCYLAVGGRNETDEISGVSHFLEHMVFRGTEDYPTSTDIERAFEAIGGAVNASTDVETTCFHSRVHPAYLAEGLALFASMLLRPKFRELDVERRIILEEAREDFNEEGTLVNPDNLMAALLWPGHPLGKSLIGTPESLAGIDLPCLEAYYRSWYRPQNLVICACGPISQDELRSAATREFGHWEPAALPTLSPAPQPEEAQPESCWVDDSDSQVSLQLAFRLPGRNDERILAVRLLRRLLSWGGGARLPLRLREELGLTYSVEANCSLLSDTGYLSIDLSVAPANLPKVLPELFDVLADLRNNRLPQAELDAAIKGYLFDLEFSQDQSDSLAVRYGWGLQAGYLRTLEQDRLELQQLTCEKIQQAAHELLTRQSMKLVVVGPWREQDRSLVEKQLHAAPF; this is encoded by the coding sequence TTGTCCAGCTCAGAATATTTTGTTGATACCCTGCCCAACGGGGTGCGTCTGGTGACGGTGCCGTTGCCTCATCTGCATGCCGCGGAACTGGTCTGTTACCTGGCCGTCGGCGGCCGCAATGAAACTGACGAAATCTCCGGAGTTTCCCATTTCCTGGAGCATATGGTTTTTCGCGGCACCGAAGACTATCCCACCAGCACCGATATCGAGCGCGCTTTCGAGGCGATCGGCGGCGCGGTCAACGCCTCCACCGATGTCGAGACCACCTGTTTTCATTCCCGGGTTCATCCGGCCTATCTCGCGGAAGGGCTGGCTCTGTTCGCGTCGATGCTGCTGCGGCCGAAATTTCGGGAACTTGATGTGGAGCGGCGGATTATTCTTGAGGAAGCCCGCGAGGACTTCAACGAGGAAGGGACCCTGGTCAATCCGGACAACCTGATGGCTGCGCTGCTTTGGCCCGGACATCCCCTCGGAAAATCCCTGATCGGTACACCGGAAAGCCTGGCCGGCATCGACCTGCCCTGCCTGGAGGCCTATTACCGGAGCTGGTACCGGCCCCAGAACCTGGTGATCTGTGCCTGCGGGCCTATTTCGCAGGATGAATTACGCAGCGCGGCAACGCGTGAATTCGGTCATTGGGAGCCCGCTGCGCTGCCCACTTTGAGCCCGGCACCGCAACCAGAAGAGGCTCAGCCGGAGAGTTGCTGGGTTGATGATTCCGATTCCCAGGTCAGTCTGCAACTGGCCTTTCGTCTGCCCGGCCGCAACGATGAACGGATTCTGGCCGTGCGACTGTTGCGGCGCTTGCTGTCCTGGGGCGGTGGAGCCCGATTACCGTTGCGGTTGCGCGAGGAACTGGGGCTGACCTATTCCGTCGAGGCCAACTGTTCGCTGCTCAGCGACACCGGTTATCTGTCCATCGACCTGTCGGTGGCGCCCGCCAACCTGCCGAAGGTTCTGCCGGAGCTGTTTGATGTGCTCGCCGACCTGCGCAATAACCGGTTGCCCCAGGCCGAGCTCGATGCCGCCATCAAGGGCTATCTGTTTGATCTGGAGTTTTCGCAGGACCAGAGCGATTCACTGGCCGTGCGCTACGGATGGGGCTTGCAGGCCGGCTATCTGCGCACCCTGGAGCAGGATCGCCTGGAGTTGCAGCAGCTGACCTGCGAGAAAATTCAACAGGCCGCCCATGAGCTGCTCACCCGGCAGAGTATGAAGCTGGTGGTGGTTGGCCCCTGGCGTGAGCAGGATCGCTCCCTGGTGGAAAAGCAGTTGCACGCAGCCCCCTTTTAG